The region AGAGCAAGGCGGATCCGCGTGTCTTTGTCGAGTTCAAGGTCCGTCATCTCCGCCTCCTGGCAAGGTCGCAATCGATCAGGAAAGGGACACCCGTCCGGCTTTTCCCTCTGGTGGCAGGGTGAGGCGGGAAGTGCCCGAAATCAATAGGCCTGTGCGTCCGCTTATGCGCAGACGCATAGCGATCCTTCCTGAATGGGACTTGAGGGCGGCTGGGGAATGAGGTCCTGCGGAGGACGGCCTTGTCAGGCCGCCCGGTCGAGCAGGCTTTCGAAGAGCAGGCGGCCGTCGAGACCGCCGTGCAGCGGTTCAATCAGGTTTTCCGGATGCGGCATCATGCCGAGTACGTTGCCTCTGGCGTTGGTGATGCCCGCGATGTCGTTGATCGAGCCGTTCGGATTGGTGCCGTTCGCATAGCGGAAGACGACCTGGCCGTTGTCCTCGATCTGCTTCAGCGTCTCGGGGTCGGCGAAATAGTTGCCGTCGTGATGGGCCACCGGGCAGCGCCAGACCTGGCCTTTCTGGAACTTGGAGGAGAAGCGGGTCGCGTTGTTGACGGTCTCCATCAGCACGTCCTTGCACACGAAGCGGATGCCCGCGTTGCGCATCAGGGCGCCCGGCAGGAGGCCCGCTTCGGTCAGGATCTGAAAGCCGTTGCAGACGCCGAGGACGGCAACGCCGCTGTCGGCCTTGGCGACCAGGTCGTTCAGGATCGGCGACCGGGCGGCAATCGCTCCAGAGCGCAGATAATCGCCATAGGAGAACCCGCCGGGTACGACAACGAGATCCACGTCCGGCAGGGTGCTTTCCGTGTGCCAGACGCTTTGCGGGCGCGTGCCGGTGATCTTTTCCAGCGCGTGGAACATGTCACGGTCGCGATTGGAGCCTGGAAAAACGATGACGGCGGTCTTCATAGCAGCGGTTCCGAAATGTCAGAGCAGTACAAGAACGGCGATCAGCGCCGCAAGGGCTGGCACCAGGATGAAAACCGCGGCCTTGAGGGCCATGAAGATGATGGCCTTGCGCGCGTCTTCATCCATGAAACATACCCCGCTACGCGATTTCGATCGCGTAGTTTTCAATCACGGTGTTGGCGAGCAGCTTTTCGCACATCTGCTCCAGTTCGGCTTTTGCGGCTTCCGTGTCGGCGCCGGTCAGTTCGACATCAAACACCTTGCCCTGGCGGACGGAGCCGACATCGCCAAATCCGAGGCCGCCAAGCGCCCCTTCGATGGCTTTTCCCTGAGGATCGAGAACACCGT is a window of Roseibium salinum DNA encoding:
- the purS gene encoding phosphoribosylformylglycinamidine synthase subunit PurS; amino-acid sequence: MKARVIVTLKNGVLDPQGKAIEGALGGLGFGDVGSVRQGKVFDVELTGADTEAAKAELEQMCEKLLANTVIENYAIEIA
- the purQ gene encoding phosphoribosylformylglycinamidine synthase subunit PurQ gives rise to the protein MKTAVIVFPGSNRDRDMFHALEKITGTRPQSVWHTESTLPDVDLVVVPGGFSYGDYLRSGAIAARSPILNDLVAKADSGVAVLGVCNGFQILTEAGLLPGALMRNAGIRFVCKDVLMETVNNATRFSSKFQKGQVWRCPVAHHDGNYFADPETLKQIEDNGQVVFRYANGTNPNGSINDIAGITNARGNVLGMMPHPENLIEPLHGGLDGRLLFESLLDRAA
- a CDS encoding phosphoribosylformylglycinamidine synthase-associated small membrane protein; the protein is MDEDARKAIIFMALKAAVFILVPALAALIAVLVLL